One Bufo gargarizans isolate SCDJY-AF-19 chromosome 3, ASM1485885v1, whole genome shotgun sequence DNA segment encodes these proteins:
- the LOC122930440 gene encoding keratin, type II cytoskeletal 75-like, whose translation MSQILGAKLGKCNVGSPCGTKNFSSCSTGGGYGGGKVSFTSSSVIRSGSKPAYSASGRFGSSSLFNFGGNKRISTGSNRGVIIGGKSYSSFCESFPVCPPGGIQNVTVNKLLLQPVNADIDPNAQRIKTEEREQMKSLNNKFACFIDKVRFLEQQNQILETKWNILKEQNQKMEARKEFYDREYQSMFDAYISSLQRQIDNSKTEKCRLEGDLSSMQNVVEDFKCKYEEEINKRTCAENEFVTLKKDVDDVYLQKVVCETKQEALENEVDFLRALFDEEVAEMQERSSDTNVVLSMDNNRNLDLGELIAEMKSQYEEIAAKSKAEAEAAYARQYQQLKDAAGQHVDSLRDSKTEIQELSSLVKRIKGEIDCVKKQISSLETAICKAEDRGELALKDAKVKLCELEAALQKAKEDLACQLRDYQALLSVKMTLDAEIGTYRTLLEGEESRIHGEVDNKVKMCVFNATGKVGSSVVSDCAPCNVKTPVIKVTGAQSGKTIYSTVTSSQSTSRKQY comes from the exons ATGAGCCAAATATTGGGCGCCAAGCTTGGAAAGTGTAATGTTGGGAGTCCTTGTGGCACTAAGAACTTTAGCAGCTGCTCAACCGGTGGTGGGTATGGAGGTGGAAAAGTCAGCTTCACTTCGTCTTCAGTTATACGATCTGGAAGTAAACCTGCATACTCCGCTAGTGGCAGATTTGGTTCATCTAGCCTTTTCAACTTTGGCGGGAACAAAAGGATAAGCACTGGAAGCAACAGAGGAGTAATCATTGGTGGTAAAAGCTATAGCAGCTTTTGTGAAAGTTTCCCTGTTTGCCCACCAGGAGGTATCCAAAATGTTACAGTCAACAAATTACTGCTCCAACCAGTCAACGCAGATATTGATCCAAATGCCCAAAGAATCAAAACAGAAGAACGAGAGCAGATGAAATCTCTAAACAATAAGTTTGCATGCTTCATAGACAAG GTTAGATTCCTTGAACAGCAAAATCAAATTCTGGAAACAAAATGGAATATTTTGAAAGAACAAAATCAAAAGATGGAAGCCAGGAAAGAATTTTATGACAGAGAATATCAATCTATGTTTGATGCGTACATTAGCAGTCTTCAAAGGCAAATTGATAATTCCAAAACTGAAAAATGCCGCCTGGAAGGTGACCTAAGTAGCATGCAAAATGTTGTGGAGGACTTTAAGTGCAA ATATGAAGAAGAGATTAATAAAAGAACATGTGCTGAAAATGAGTTTGTAACCTTGAAGAAG gATGTAGATGATGTTTATTTGCAAAAAGTTGTTTGTGAGACCAAACAAGAAGCCTTGGAGAATGAGGTCGACTTCCTAAGGGCCCTCTTTGATGAG GAAGTGGCTGAAATGCAAGAACGAAGTTCTGATACAAATGTTGTCTTGTCTATGGACAACAACCGTAATTTGGACTTGGGTGAACTAATTGCTGAAATGAAGTCTCAATATGAGGAAATTGCAGCAAAAAGTAAAGCTGAGGCCGAAGCTGCCTACGCTAGACAA TATCAACAGCTGAAAGATGCAGCTGGACAACATGTAGATAGTCTACGAGACAGCAAGACTGAGATCCAAGAACTGAGCAGCTTGGTCAAGAGAATTAAAGGTGAAATTGACTGTGTGAAAAAGCAG ATATCCAGCTTAGAGACTGCAATTTGTAAAGCAGAAGACCGTGGAGAACTTGCTTTGAAAGATGCCAAAGTCAAACTATGTGAATTGGAGGCTGCTCTACAGAAAGCCAAAGAAGATTTAGCTTGTCAGCTCCGTGACTACCAGGCACTTCTCAGTGTAAAAATGACTCTAGATGCTGAGATAGGCACTTACCGAACTCTATTAGAAGGGGAGGAGAGCAG aatACATGGAGAAGTTGACAACAAAGTTAAGATGT GTGTCTTCAACGCCACTGGAAAAGTTGGCAGTTCTGTGGTATCTGACTGCGCTCCATGTAATGTCAAAACTCCTGTGATCAAAGTAACAGGAGCCCAAAGTGGAAAGACAATATACTCCACTGTGACCTCATCTCAGAGTACCTCCAGGAAGCAGTACTGA